A single window of Methylacidimicrobium sp. AP8 DNA harbors:
- a CDS encoding IS1380 family transposase: protein MTECSQETFAFTAHFLRRVEAGFTAGRISSDGGAILLREADRKIGLLRRLEGCFVDRRHPKRIVHRVREMLAQRIFGIAMGYEDLDDHEQLRTDPLVALLSGKSDLEEDLAGKSTLNRLELVGRSERYHKIDYSAEAIDRLLVDLYLQSHPQPPEEVVLDLDATDIPLYGHQPERFFHGYYDSYCYLPLYIFAGDQLLGVRLRPSNQDASAGSLTEVSRIVEQLRTRWPGVRIVLRADSGFCREEIMAWCEANQVDYLFGLARNERLCRTIQGSMEQARRLHESSGKPARFFTEFAYRTLSSWSRERRVVAKAEYLERGENPRFVVTSLSTEEWPAQNLYEKLYCARGDMENRIKEQLHLFADRLSTAQMASNQLRLYFSALAYTLVEALRRLGLRGTDWAEAQVDTLRIKLFKIGTLVRVSVRRVFLSMSSAYPWKSLFTHVFRVLRC from the coding sequence ATGACAGAGTGTAGCCAAGAGACTTTTGCGTTTACAGCGCATTTTTTGCGACGGGTGGAAGCGGGATTTACCGCGGGTCGGATCTCCAGCGATGGGGGCGCAATTCTGTTGCGGGAAGCGGATCGGAAGATCGGTTTGTTAAGACGGTTAGAGGGTTGCTTCGTGGATCGACGCCATCCGAAACGCATTGTGCATCGGGTACGGGAGATGCTTGCCCAGCGCATTTTCGGGATTGCGATGGGCTACGAAGACCTCGACGACCATGAGCAGTTGCGGACCGATCCGCTGGTTGCTCTCCTGAGCGGGAAAAGCGATCTGGAAGAGGATCTGGCGGGCAAGAGCACGCTCAACCGGCTGGAACTGGTGGGTCGAAGCGAGCGCTACCACAAGATCGACTACTCGGCCGAAGCGATCGACCGTCTTCTGGTCGATCTCTACCTCCAATCGCATCCCCAGCCCCCTGAGGAGGTGGTGCTCGATCTGGATGCGACCGACATCCCCCTTTACGGACATCAGCCGGAGCGCTTCTTCCATGGTTACTACGACTCCTACTGCTATTTGCCGCTCTACATCTTTGCTGGCGATCAACTCCTTGGCGTCCGGCTTCGGCCATCGAACCAGGATGCGTCGGCGGGCTCCCTTACGGAGGTGAGCCGGATCGTGGAACAACTCCGTACCCGTTGGCCCGGAGTCCGGATCGTGCTCCGGGCCGATTCGGGCTTCTGCCGGGAAGAGATCATGGCTTGGTGCGAAGCCAATCAAGTCGACTACCTCTTCGGCTTGGCGCGCAACGAGCGCTTGTGCCGGACCATTCAGGGGTCGATGGAGCAAGCCCGTCGTCTGCACGAGTCGAGTGGCAAGCCGGCCCGCTTCTTTACCGAGTTTGCCTACCGCACCTTGAGCAGCTGGTCGAGGGAGCGCCGGGTGGTCGCCAAAGCCGAGTACCTGGAAAGAGGGGAGAATCCGCGCTTTGTCGTGACCTCTCTCTCCACCGAGGAGTGGCCCGCCCAAAACCTTTACGAGAAGCTCTACTGTGCTCGTGGCGACATGGAGAATCGGATCAAGGAACAACTCCACCTCTTTGCCGACCGGCTCTCGACCGCGCAAATGGCCAGCAACCAACTTCGCCTCTACTTCTCGGCTCTCGCTTACACCCTGGTCGAAGCGCTGCGACGGCTCGGTCTGCGAGGAACGGACTGGGCCGAGGCCCAGGTCGACACCCTCCGGATCAAGCTCTTTAAGATCGGCACGCTGGTCCGAGTCAGCGTCCGCCGCGTCTTCCTCTCGATGAGTAGCGCCTATCCTTGGAAGAGCCTCTTTACTCACGTCTTCCGAGTGCTGCGTTGTTGA
- a CDS encoding 5-formyltetrahydrofolate cyclo-ligase, with product MIGLSLPEKEEQRRLLRRLLAAAGEEERAAASRRIAERLLALPEWQAARVVALYASFPSEPDTDFLFERARAGGKRVLYPFHRGAGRSLGFAEVEAIASLRSGPLGFREPPPRAELRKPEAGLVLVPGLGFDRRGTRLGRGGGYYDRTLAELGPGALRVGLFFSCQELPQVASDGHDQRLDLIVTEEETIRSRRG from the coding sequence ATGATCGGCCTTTCCCTTCCGGAGAAGGAGGAGCAGAGACGGCTGCTTCGGCGGCTGCTGGCCGCAGCGGGCGAAGAAGAGCGAGCGGCCGCCAGCCGGCGGATAGCAGAGCGCTTGCTGGCGCTACCGGAGTGGCAGGCGGCTCGGGTCGTGGCGCTGTACGCGTCGTTTCCCAGCGAGCCGGACACCGACTTTCTTTTCGAGCGGGCCCGGGCCGGCGGCAAGCGGGTTCTCTATCCGTTCCATCGCGGCGCCGGCCGCAGCCTCGGCTTTGCGGAGGTGGAAGCGATCGCATCGCTGCGGTCCGGGCCGCTCGGTTTCCGGGAGCCCCCTCCGCGGGCGGAGCTCCGGAAGCCGGAGGCCGGGCTGGTGCTCGTTCCCGGGCTGGGATTCGACCGGCGGGGAACCAGGCTGGGAAGGGGCGGCGGTTATTACGACCGGACGCTGGCGGAGCTCGGTCCGGGGGCGCTCCGGGTCGGGCTCTTCTTTTCCTGCCAGGAGCTTCCGCAGGTGGCGTCCGACGGGCACGACCAGCGGTTGGATCTCATCGTGACGGAAGAAGAGACGATTCGTAGCCGGAGAGGCTGA